In the genome of Hevea brasiliensis isolate MT/VB/25A 57/8 chromosome 14, ASM3005281v1, whole genome shotgun sequence, the window TAATGTTCTTTTATGTGATAGCTTTGTGGGTTTTAGCTAAAATGATATTTGTTAATAGGCCAAAACTATCTAATTATCCACAGTATGTGGCTAAGTATCATGTGGGCTTATGGTAGGAAAAGCCTTTTTATAATCATGCTTCATGGTTTGAGAATGTGATTTTCGGAGAGCTTTTTGGATAGGCATTAGCTGAAGGGCATGGATACATGTTTCTGTTTCTGAGCTTTGTTATTGGCAGATAAAGTTGGAATGTTTATGTTTGCAAACCATTTGCTAAAAAGAAGCAGTGAATTTGATGTTTCTTTGAGTTGCGGTCGAAGTTTAGGATCTATGTTCTTGGGCTTGGCAAATGGCAGCATGACTGTTACTAGTCAGAATCTATCAGTAAGCTTGTCCCTctttttcttggcttttcttgcagTTCCTGAGagtgattttcaagttatttatgGTAACTTTGTTGGTTTGTTGCTAGCTTTGATATATAGTTTTTAGCATTTTAAGCACTACTGATGTGATTAGGTGACAAAAGATGAAATCTGTTAGTAGTGTAGGACTTGGTTTGAGTATCGTTTTTGGTTGCCTGCTACTGGCTCTTGTTGCTGAGCTTTACTACTTGCTATGGTGGAAGAGAAGATTTACCAACAGAGAGATTGGAGATGAGTATGGTAACCCAGCAAGAGAGCTTTTTTACACGTTCTGTTTAAAAAGGCCATCTTCTTTAAGGCACTCTCAAGAACTATGTTCTTCAGTAAGAATCACAGATACCCTTGTCCATCATGAGCAAGATTCTCAGCTTCATAATACAAGTGAAGATTTACTGCTCAAACCCTTCGGTGATGATCCTATGGATACAGAGCTCATGAGGTTAAATAGTCTCTCAGGTCCACCAAGATTTCTATTCACAATTATTGAAGAAACGAAGGAGGATTTAGAGTCAGAAGATGGAAAGTCTAGAGGTGATAACAAGAGTGCAAAAGGGTCAAGAAGTAGGAGCTTGAGTGACTTGCTTCTCAATATGGAGACTCCATATCTAACTCCTATTGCTTCTCCATCATTTTTCACACCTCCTCTTACTCCTATGAACACTGGCTACAACCAAAGTAGATTCAACCATCATTTTGAATCAGCAGCAGATGCAGAGTTTAACAAGATGAGGTCATCTCCACCTCCAAAATTCAAGTTCTTGCAGGATGCAGAAGAGAAACTACACAGAAGAAAACTAATAGAAGAAGCAGATAAAAAGGTCCAGAAGAATGATGAGTTTGCTCAAGATTATGTGAAAAAGGCTGCTTCATCAAAGTTTCAGAAAGATGAAGAAGATGGATCTTTTATTTCCATCATTGTTGAtaagaacgaagaaagagagcttAAGCATCAACATCACCACCCTCCACAATACCATTCAAGCACTTCACAGGTACTTCCTCTTGCTTCTTCACCTTCAATATTCACATCAGCAGCCAAGAAAAGTCCCATCTTCTATTAGTGCTTATGTTTCatgattaattaaaatgaaatcaGGACTTGTTTCCCTCTTCTCTTTTTTACTTTCAATAATATTAGATATTAGCTTTGATTTAAGATTTTCCCCTTTTTTGTATTATCTACTGGGGTGTTTGGGGATGGTGTTGAAAGGATAATCCAGCAAAACCCTAGTGTAATGTCATGTCAAAATTTTTCACGTGGAGGGGTAGACAACGATTTCTGCAATATAATGGTGAAAGGTGGGCAAGTTCAAGTGGTGGACTAGTGGGGTTACTTGTTTTATTCAATCTCTAGGTCTCACTGAGCTGTCTTCTATATGTAATCATTCTGGTGACTGGTAAGTGATAGTACTGCTACTGTTTTTAATCCACGGAAGCACTGTAAAAAAAATTTCTTTCAAGACCAaagcaacttttttttttttaatgctttGTTTCGTTTTCTCTCCACGCTTAAATTTACATTATTGCCGTGTCCTAATCTTGTACTCTTCTGTTGCGTGGTAATCGTGCACACCCCACCAAACATTTTTGCTGGAAAATGATCCTGACCGTCTGTTCAACAATCTCATCACCCTAAGTGGATTAGGGTTTTGACAATCTGCAGCTAAAGAGAAGGGGAGGGTACTAATACAATCCATGAAAGTGACAAAATTGGAAAAAGGGGTAGTGACTTGTGATGGTGAGATGTATCTTCGGGCTTTTTCGTAAACAACAAACAGGTTAAATTGCCTGTGAAAACGTTTCATAGGGGTAGGCTGAAAGACAACCCAGCTTGTAGAATCATTGCAGGCATTACATTTTCTCTGCTCCTTATGTATTTAACGTTGGAACGTACATGCTTGAATCATAAGCACGTACATGAggcttttaaaattaatattcacaTATTTGACTCTTACCAGTATAACTGTGTTTAAGCAAATGAATCAAGCTTCATTCAACATGATTAGCTTGATCTGTCATAAGAAGAACCAGTTTAGCAAGACTTGAGAAAATCTACCAGCCCGAAGTAGGAGAATCAGGTGTGTGTGCAGGAACCATGACTAAGAAATCTGCTAAAACAGTGAATATGGGATCCAAACTCAAAtatttttcacctttccaaaagCCAAAAATTCATTGCAAATCACTTAAAAAGTCATTATGTTCAATAAGCCCCCAGCTTAAGGTCAACATATTTAGTACGAATCACTATAATGATATAAGACTTCACAAACATCCACTCTGTACTGTGACCAACATCAGGAAGTCGGTAAATGTCATTACCAAAAAGCTGGTTAATATTGAGCAGTGTAGCATGAAACCATCTTTGATAACACAGAGCAGATGAGGGGTGGGGAGCCAATACATTTAACCTGCAATAGACCACTCTGTGTTTTATTATTCATAGCAAGTCACAACAATTCCACTCTGTGTTTTATTGTTACACGTATACCCTACATGGGATATAATTGCAgtggaaaaaaaaattacatttgcTGTGCAAGAATAAATTAGATGGCATTGCAAAACcttagaaagaagaagaaaatcaaGTCAGATTCCCAAGGCAGCAACATCTGTTATTCCCAATTCAAAGGAGAGTGAATTAAGGCCAGGTTCTTCCAAAAGACTAAATGCTGTGCATCCATAGTAGGAATGGTATATATCGGGCAGCTCACCTGGAAATTTACCAAAACCACCATACTGTGCAAAAAAATATAAGCAAACAAGAATTAGATAGTCATATTATTTGCCAATGGAATATTTTTCAAGGAAATGTCATGTAACCAGGTTtttaatcacagaaaagaatagaaatTGGAGAGGGAATAGAGAAAAAAAGGGAAGGAGGAATAGGAGAAAAGAAGTATTATGAATTCATATTAGTTCTGGAATGCCTTACAAAGAGCTTCTCCATCTACCTTTATACTCAAATTCCTGCCCCTATAACTGTTGCAACCTCAGTAACTGCCCTAACAACTTTTCCCTCTAACATACTAGTGGACAACTCTAACCAATTCTATTCTTATTACCCACACTACTATTATTTATTATTTCTACATCTAGTCCTCCTATACATGACAGGAAAGTATGATGCAATTCCTATAACATACATTTATCTGCAAGTCATGGCAGTTCAGACATTTTAAGCATAGCACTGCACTTTCTGGTTctgtttttcattagttctttctcATAAACCCATTCCGCCATTTTCAGAGGCTAAAGGTCACAAATCATCCCATTATTGGAACTGTCAATGTCAGTAAAAGGAGGAAAGCTTTTAACAGCACTGGTGTGGTTCCTATTTTCTAAAGTATGAAGGAAAGGCCCATTCTTATGAATATGCTTAGTAAATAATAAGCTATAGAGACCTTTAGTTTTCAGTGGCTAAAGGTCTCAACTACAAGCAAGTGCTGAAATTTGGGAAACAAAGATCAGCACCTTGGATTGGCAAGTTATCAAAAATTCACGTAAAGCTTTCCCATCAATCAATTTATAGCCTCCTAAAATCCTCAAAACTGCTCCAACCCTGCACAAGTGTGATGCCATTTTGAAGGCACGGAAGAACTGCAACTTATAGCATGGCATTTCTCAAGTTGGGGACTTACCAAAATGCATAACATGTGTCACTAGGTTTGTTTGGTCTACCTTGAAAACCACCATCAGCTGCTTGTCTCTGAAGCAGAGAAAAAAACAAGTGGGACAGAAGGAAAACCTTGAAAAGATTATATTGCGTGCAATAGGAAAACCTTGAAAAGATTATATTGCGTGCAATGGAGGCTATGATTTGATTAACATTTCATTGGGTGGTTCTTTTAGCTCTTAATGTCCTTCATATCAGTTCAATCCGttgttttataattataaaagctGTAGCTATGAAATCTGTCACCAATGTTACGAAatgattccaaaaatcaaatgaaGAAAAATAAACCTGCAAGCACCATTCCAGCAACAATGGAAGGTCTATGACGGAAGATGCTCCACTTGTAGACAGAATGTCATCTTCCATAAAACCCATCAATCGTAGTGATGCAACTGCACAGTAAGTTCCACCACCTGTCCGCTAAGATGAATATTGTTGGTAAATAACATTAGAAGAATTAAGCTCACAAAATCAGAGAACataaaaagaaaaacaatttATGTGAAATTTTcactaattattatattaaaatcataacaataaaacaataaaataatCTCCATATAACACCCGCAGGAGTATAATTAGATATTAGAAGAAAAATTGAAGGCAGAGAATTATTATAAGATAACATCAGTTAAAACAAGGGCTGTGCATAGTTCTTGGGAGAATTAAACCGAACTAAACCAAACCGAAGAACCGTACCGAACCGACAGGAACCTTACTGAACcaaatttattttgatactttggtTCAGTTATGGTTTTTCACTAAGAACCGTACCGAAATCGAACCGAgaatcaaatttatatatatatatatatatatatatatatgcttttctatgttttttttagatgtattatatactttcaatataattatatataattatgaactaaatataacttaatattacatttcatttttctatattttcttaataattttagttataaagacattaaattaccttatcatTCTTAATTACAAATATACTGTtatcttatattaatatatatatatatatatatattaattctcaattatatttttatcttatagttaaatattatatgattaataaataattaaaatgtatattatatgatatactattatattgcataatatatttaatcttaagtTATATATGCatgttataattaaagattatataatttaggtatagctaaaagatatattatatgatatattatgcattaataactcaattcaaacttaaatgttaattcaagtatgactttttaagaaaataattatataaaattattttaaaaatcgagAACGAAACTGGAATCGT includes:
- the LOC110666953 gene encoding uncharacterized protein LOC110666953 isoform X2; translated protein: MKSVSSVGLGLSIVFGCLLLALVAELYYLLWWKRRFTNREIGDEYGNPARELFYTFCLKRPSSLRHSQELCSSVRITDTLVHHEQDSQLHNTSEDLLLKPFGDDPMDTELMRLNSLSGPPRFLFTIIEETKEDLESEDGKSRGDNKSAKGSRSRSLSDLLLNMETPYLTPIASPSFFTPPLTPMNTGYNQSRFNHHFESAADAEFNKMRSSPPPKFKFLQDAEEKLHRRKLIEEADKKVQKNDEFAQDYVKKAASSKFQKDEEDGSFISIIVDKNEERELKHQHHHPPQYHSSTSQWIRVLTICS
- the LOC110666953 gene encoding uncharacterized protein LOC110666953 isoform X3, yielding MKSVSSVGLGLSIVFGCLLLALVAELYYLLWWKRRFTNREIGDEYGNPARELFYTFCLKRPSSLRHSQELCSSVRITDTLVHHEQDSQLHNTSEDLLLKPFGDDPMDTELMRLNSLSGPPRFLFTIIEETKEDLESEDGKSRGDNKSAKGSRSRSLSDLLLNMETPYLTPIASPSFFTPPLTPMNTGYNQSRFNHHFESAADAEFNKMRSSPPPKFKFLQDAEEKLHRRKLIEEADKKVQKNDEFAQDYVKKAASSKFQKDEEDGSFISIIVDKNEERELKHQHHHPPQYHSSTSQEANRTSRQ
- the LOC110666953 gene encoding uncharacterized protein LOC110666953 isoform X1, whose product is MKSVSSVGLGLSIVFGCLLLALVAELYYLLWWKRRFTNREIGDEYGNPARELFYTFCLKRPSSLRHSQELCSSVRITDTLVHHEQDSQLHNTSEDLLLKPFGDDPMDTELMRLNSLSGPPRFLFTIIEETKEDLESEDGKSRGDNKSAKGSRSRSLSDLLLNMETPYLTPIASPSFFTPPLTPMNTGYNQSRFNHHFESAADAEFNKMRSSPPPKFKFLQDAEEKLHRRKLIEEADKKVQKNDEFAQDYVKKAASSKFQKDEEDGSFISIIVDKNEERELKHQHHHPPQYHSSTSQGFDNLQLKRRGGY